In Acinetobacter sp. C32I, one genomic interval encodes:
- a CDS encoding acyl-CoA synthetase: protein MVSAYDQLPKTPANFVALSPLRYLERAAYIYPQHAAIIHAERQITWQQTYQRCRQFAHQLSRLGIQKNETVSVLLPNIPAMIEAHFAVPMAGAVLNTLNTRLDAKTIAFMLEHAETKVLLVDPEFRQVAEEALTLVSQEIIVIDVFDSEFEGEQIALGQYEYEAWIAQGDPEFEWRLPQDEWDAISLSYTSGTTGNPKGVVYHHRGAYLNAASNILACGMKPRATYLWTLPLFHCNGWCFAWSIAASGGTNICLRRVDPALIFKYIAVYKVDYFCGAPIVLSMLINTPSEQKTAFEHDVEVMVAGAAPPVAIIEGMRNIGINVNHVYGLTETYGPSALCASQAGWSDLSIQEQAQLHSRQGVPYPLQDSMRVLDPETMQPVPNDGKTMGEIMFRGNIVMKGYLKNPQATEEAFKGGWFHTGDLAVSHADGYAKITDRSKDIIISGGENISSLEVEDVLYRHPAVLTAAVVAKPDPRWQEVPCAFIELKQGASASAEEIIAHCQQELARFKVPKDVVITEIPKTSTGKLQKFILREWAKERASSEFGG from the coding sequence ATGGTGAGTGCATATGATCAATTACCCAAGACCCCTGCAAATTTTGTTGCCTTATCCCCGTTACGTTATTTAGAACGCGCGGCTTATATTTATCCGCAGCATGCCGCGATTATTCATGCTGAACGTCAGATTACCTGGCAGCAGACTTATCAGCGTTGTCGTCAATTTGCACACCAGTTAAGCCGTTTGGGCATTCAAAAAAACGAGACTGTTTCAGTACTCTTACCCAATATTCCCGCCATGATCGAAGCACATTTTGCCGTGCCAATGGCAGGTGCAGTACTCAACACCTTGAATACCCGTCTTGATGCCAAGACCATTGCTTTTATGCTAGAACACGCGGAAACCAAAGTGCTGTTGGTTGATCCTGAATTTCGTCAAGTGGCTGAAGAAGCGCTCACGCTTGTCTCACAAGAAATTATTGTGATTGATGTCTTTGATTCTGAATTTGAAGGTGAACAAATTGCGCTTGGACAGTATGAATATGAAGCATGGATCGCCCAAGGTGATCCTGAATTTGAATGGCGACTTCCTCAAGATGAATGGGATGCAATTAGCCTGAGTTATACTTCGGGTACCACAGGCAACCCTAAAGGTGTAGTCTACCATCACCGTGGTGCTTATTTGAATGCTGCCAGTAATATCTTGGCCTGTGGCATGAAACCTCGGGCTACATACCTTTGGACCCTGCCGCTATTTCATTGCAATGGTTGGTGCTTTGCTTGGTCAATTGCAGCCAGTGGCGGTACTAATATTTGCCTACGTCGTGTCGACCCCGCGTTAATTTTCAAATACATCGCAGTATATAAAGTGGATTATTTCTGCGGTGCGCCAATTGTGCTGTCCATGCTGATCAACACACCAAGCGAACAGAAAACAGCATTTGAGCATGATGTTGAAGTGATGGTTGCGGGCGCTGCGCCACCTGTGGCAATCATCGAGGGAATGCGCAATATCGGCATTAACGTCAATCATGTCTATGGTTTGACCGAAACCTACGGTCCTTCAGCCTTATGTGCGTCACAAGCAGGCTGGAGTGATTTATCCATTCAGGAGCAAGCGCAACTACACTCTCGCCAAGGCGTGCCTTATCCGTTACAGGATAGTATGCGGGTACTTGATCCAGAAACCATGCAGCCCGTCCCCAATGATGGAAAAACCATGGGGGAAATCATGTTTCGTGGCAACATTGTCATGAAAGGTTATTTAAAGAATCCCCAAGCCACTGAAGAGGCCTTTAAAGGAGGATGGTTCCACACCGGAGACTTGGCCGTCAGTCATGCGGATGGTTACGCCAAAATTACTGATCGTTCCAAAGATATCATTATTTCAGGTGGTGAAAATATTTCATCTTTGGAAGTTGAAGATGTGCTGTATCGGCATCCTGCGGTACTCACAGCCGCAGTGGTGGCTAAGCCTGATCCGCGTTGGCAGGAAGTACCCTGTGCCTTTATTGAACTCAAACAAGGAGCATCCGCATCAGCTGAGGAAATCATTGCCCATTGTCAGCAAGAACTGGCTCGTTTTAAAGTCCCCAAAGATGTGGTGATTACCGAGATTCCTAAAACTTCGACAGGAAAATTGCAGAAATTTATTTTAAGGGAGTGGGCCAAAGAACGGGCAAGCAGCGAGTTTGGCGGTTAA
- the yjgA gene encoding ribosome biogenesis factor YjgA — protein MARGPQRYTDEDFESLDGRASRTEQKKAVQRMAALGEQLAQLNPKQIQKLPVDERLIDALLEVQKISSFEARRRQFQRVGKLLRNEDETTILSYLTPQQGAKKQMQLMRWVDRMIDQGDPIINEFSKVFNASERHTLRQHVLRIHRDIKQQVSEEELEASKRKFVNYVQQVALLSEQ, from the coding sequence GTGGCACGTGGTCCCCAACGTTATACCGATGAAGATTTTGAGTCATTAGACGGGCGTGCAAGTCGAACCGAGCAAAAGAAAGCCGTACAACGCATGGCCGCTTTGGGTGAGCAGTTGGCTCAACTCAATCCTAAGCAGATTCAAAAGCTTCCTGTCGATGAACGTTTAATTGATGCATTGCTTGAAGTGCAAAAGATCAGTTCATTTGAAGCACGTCGTCGTCAGTTCCAACGTGTTGGTAAGTTATTGCGTAATGAAGATGAAACAACGATTTTGTCTTATCTCACTCCGCAACAAGGCGCGAAAAAACAAATGCAGTTGATGCGTTGGGTTGATCGTATGATTGATCAAGGTGATCCAATCATTAATGAATTTAGCAAAGTATTTAATGCATCTGAACGTCATACTTTACGTCAGCATGTATTGCGAATTCACCGTGACATCAAACAACAGGTGAGTGAAGAGGAGCTAGAGGCTTCGAAACGCAAATTTGTGAACTATGTACAGCAGGTCGCGCTGCTATCTGAACAGTAA
- a CDS encoding HPr family phosphocarrier protein, with translation MIDTTIDVINKLGLHARASGKLIEVTTKFRASIQIGKGDKLVDAKNIMSLLMLGAGKGTTLRLVIEGADEEQALEEIQTLFAAKFYEAE, from the coding sequence ATGATAGACACAACAATTGATGTAATTAATAAACTCGGCTTACATGCGCGTGCATCTGGTAAACTGATTGAAGTGACGACCAAGTTTCGTGCTTCGATCCAAATTGGCAAGGGCGATAAGTTGGTTGATGCAAAAAATATTATGTCATTGTTGATGTTAGGTGCGGGTAAGGGCACCACATTAAGACTGGTAATCGAAGGTGCTGATGAAGAGCAGGCACTGGAAGAAATTCAAACGCTGTTCGCAGCAAAATTTTATGAGGCAGAGTAA
- the rapZ gene encoding RNase adapter RapZ, with product MKRILIVTGQSGSGKSSALQVLEDLGYYCIDNLPLALLPEIVAKLDHENNLEQLALGVDIRSTRADMQEFDHVFQQLQRHGTVDIIYLTTQDQDLIARFSASRRPHPLASRFNSLLQCIQEEKQLLIPIQFRSTVHIDTTDKSVHDLKHILLSKLGQSDNLIVILQSFGYKHGIPLDADYVFDVRHLPNPHWDLELRRFSGLDEPVRRFLEGSQQTNDMFEDIYTFLEKWLPAFAEGHRHYMTISVGCTGGQHRSVYIVDRLKQALEAKWTVQILHREMKHWS from the coding sequence ATGAAGCGTATTCTTATCGTTACAGGTCAATCCGGTTCGGGAAAATCCTCAGCCTTACAAGTACTTGAAGACTTGGGCTATTATTGTATAGATAACTTACCTTTGGCGTTATTGCCTGAAATTGTAGCCAAACTTGATCATGAAAATAATCTGGAGCAACTGGCACTGGGGGTCGATATTCGAAGTACCCGTGCCGATATGCAAGAGTTTGATCATGTGTTTCAGCAATTACAGCGACATGGTACCGTCGATATTATTTATCTGACCACGCAGGATCAGGATTTGATTGCACGTTTTAGTGCATCCCGTCGTCCTCATCCTTTGGCTAGTCGCTTTAATAGTTTGTTGCAATGTATTCAGGAAGAGAAACAGCTATTAATTCCGATACAATTCCGTTCTACAGTACATATTGATACCACTGATAAAAGCGTTCATGATTTAAAACATATTTTATTGTCTAAGCTTGGACAATCAGATAATTTGATCGTCATTTTACAGTCCTTTGGTTATAAGCATGGTATTCCACTGGATGCAGATTATGTATTTGACGTACGGCATTTACCAAATCCACATTGGGATTTAGAATTACGCCGTTTTTCAGGTTTAGATGAACCTGTGCGCCGCTTTTTGGAAGGCAGTCAACAAACCAATGACATGTTTGAAGATATTTATACTTTCCTAGAAAAGTGGTTACCTGCTTTTGCAGAAGGGCATCGCCATTACATGACCATTTCGGTGGGATGTACTGGTGGGCAGCATCGTTCAGTTTATATCGTGGATAGACTCAAACAAGCCCTTGAGGCAAAATGGACTGTCCAAATCTTACATAGAGAAATGAAGCACTGGTCATGA
- the panC gene encoding pantoate--beta-alanine ligase: MKTETTIQGLTASLAPARSSKKLIGFVPTMGNLHEGHLTLVREAKKLCDVVVVSIFVNPIQFGAGEDFDSYPRTLEQDSRLLADVGCDIIFAPTVEQMYGTQPRLTNISVGQITDDLCGKSRPGHFDGVAVVVTKLFNIVQPDFAFFGQKDYQQLAVIRQLVQDLNMPLEVIGVPIVRAEDGLALSSRNGYLTEQQRAAAPTIYQLLKQAEQQLHEGQALSQVLENISAQLTQAGFVVDYVEARQTNLQPIQQFDQNLVLFIAAKLGSTRLIDNLQIDFKT; this comes from the coding sequence ATGAAAACTGAAACAACAATACAAGGCTTAACTGCATCACTTGCGCCTGCGCGTAGTTCAAAAAAGTTGATTGGTTTTGTACCGACTATGGGGAACTTGCACGAAGGGCATTTGACTTTGGTGCGTGAAGCAAAAAAACTGTGTGATGTCGTGGTGGTGAGTATTTTCGTCAATCCAATTCAGTTTGGTGCAGGCGAGGATTTTGATAGCTATCCACGTACTTTAGAGCAAGATAGTCGTTTATTGGCAGATGTTGGTTGCGATATTATTTTTGCCCCGACGGTTGAGCAAATGTATGGCACACAACCACGTTTGACCAATATCAGTGTGGGTCAAATTACCGATGACCTGTGTGGAAAATCGCGTCCAGGTCATTTTGATGGTGTTGCGGTTGTGGTGACCAAACTATTCAATATCGTCCAACCTGATTTTGCTTTCTTTGGTCAAAAGGACTATCAGCAATTGGCCGTGATTCGTCAGTTGGTACAAGACTTGAATATGCCATTGGAAGTGATTGGCGTACCGATTGTCCGTGCTGAAGATGGTCTTGCTTTAAGCTCGCGTAATGGTTATCTGACTGAACAGCAACGTGCCGCCGCGCCGACGATTTATCAATTGCTCAAACAAGCCGAACAGCAGTTACATGAAGGCCAAGCTTTGTCGCAAGTGTTAGAAAATATCTCTGCTCAATTGACACAAGCGGGTTTTGTTGTGGATTATGTGGAGGCTCGACAAACCAACTTGCAACCGATTCAACAGTTTGATCAAAACTTGGTGTTATTTATTGCAGCCAAGCTTGGTTCAACCCGGTTGATTGATAACCTACAAATCGACTTTAAAACATAA
- the panB gene encoding 3-methyl-2-oxobutanoate hydroxymethyltransferase yields MISLSDLRKFKAEGRKFSCLTCYDASMAKAMELAEIDTILIGDSLGMAIQGRDSTLPVTVEDMAYHTAAVRRGNAHALIMTDLPFMSYATLEDGLKNAKSVMQVGAQMVKIEGGAWLSELVTVLTRNGIPVCVHLGLTPQSVHVFGGYKLQARTREAADQLIADCQAVVDAGAAVLLLECVPAQLGKEIAELFPNTPVIGIGAGNETDGQVLVVQDMLGLTFGRVARFVRNFMKEQAGETAIVDAFKSYHAAVQDQSFPAKEHTFQVEL; encoded by the coding sequence ATGATTAGTCTAAGTGACTTAAGAAAGTTTAAAGCCGAAGGACGCAAGTTCTCATGCCTCACTTGCTATGATGCAAGTATGGCTAAAGCTATGGAATTGGCTGAAATTGATACGATTTTAATCGGTGACTCTCTAGGAATGGCGATTCAAGGCAGAGACTCTACACTTCCTGTCACAGTTGAAGATATGGCTTACCATACTGCAGCTGTACGCCGTGGTAATGCACATGCCTTAATCATGACTGACCTGCCATTTATGAGCTATGCCACACTTGAAGATGGCTTGAAAAATGCCAAGTCGGTGATGCAGGTCGGCGCACAAATGGTCAAGATTGAAGGTGGGGCTTGGCTCAGTGAACTGGTGACGGTATTAACCCGTAATGGTATTCCTGTCTGTGTACATTTAGGCCTAACACCGCAATCTGTGCATGTGTTTGGTGGTTATAAGCTTCAAGCAAGAACACGTGAAGCAGCAGATCAATTGATTGCTGATTGCCAAGCGGTGGTTGATGCGGGTGCGGCGGTTTTATTGCTTGAATGTGTCCCAGCTCAACTCGGTAAAGAAATTGCTGAATTATTCCCGAATACGCCAGTGATCGGAATTGGCGCGGGCAATGAAACCGATGGTCAAGTGCTGGTGGTACAGGACATGCTCGGTTTAACCTTTGGTCGCGTGGCACGTTTTGTACGCAACTTTATGAAAGAGCAAGCAGGTGAAACTGCGATCGTCGATGCATTTAAATCGTACCATGCCGCAGTGCAAGACCAGTCGTTCCCAGCCAAGGAACATACTTTCCAAGTTGAGCTTTAA
- the folK gene encoding 2-amino-4-hydroxy-6-hydroxymethyldihydropteridine diphosphokinase, with translation MTIRTYIGLGSNLGDSRQILSEAVAKLASLGAVQVSRLYQSPPMGPQDQPHYLNAVVQLDTTLAPLALLDQLQQFEQESGRVRLRRWGERTLDLDLLIYGQEQIQNERLTVPHIGILQRDFVLLPLLDLDAHLQLNGHSLKDLELVQQANLTVIADQSWATA, from the coding sequence ATGACCATTCGTACTTATATTGGTCTAGGCAGTAACTTAGGCGATTCGCGGCAGATTCTGAGTGAAGCTGTTGCGAAGCTTGCAAGCTTGGGAGCTGTACAGGTATCGCGACTATATCAAAGTCCGCCGATGGGGCCGCAAGATCAACCTCACTATTTAAATGCCGTTGTTCAACTGGACACTACGCTAGCACCGCTTGCTTTACTTGATCAATTACAACAATTTGAGCAAGAGTCAGGGCGTGTCCGTTTACGACGTTGGGGAGAGCGTACCCTTGATCTGGATTTATTAATCTATGGTCAAGAGCAGATCCAAAATGAACGTTTAACCGTACCACATATCGGTATTCTGCAACGTGATTTTGTATTGCTTCCCTTATTAGATTTAGATGCTCATTTGCAATTAAATGGTCATTCATTAAAAGATTTAGAACTGGTGCAGCAAGCAAACTTGACTGTAATAGCAGACCAGTCTTGGGCAACCGCTTAA
- the pcnB gene encoding polynucleotide adenylyltransferase PcnB gives MQTLRASKCGLSTTQLPSSILDVIDSLTKAGYEAYIVGGGVRDMMLGLNPKDFDAVTNATPAQVKEVFGRRCRIIGRRFELAHVYSGRELIEVATFRAPPKKAVTSASGMILRDNNWGTIEQDFARRDFSINTLYYQPRKGIVLDFCHAVDDINSRTLRFLGEPAQRFEEDPVRMLRALRFAAKLNFQIDQSILDVFDPEMTQLLRDVSPHRLYDESQKLFTMGHLTRVLPMLIEFGVWKQLFAEIPPNLTAFIDRAARNTDQRIQIGKTINPAFFYAVLLWKPFLERCDFYLNKGVVPAEARAQAGLDVLKRQATRTIIPRFAETFIREVWEMQTRLLNPKPQQIEALAGHARFRAGFDFLLLREKSGDSGTEGMGVWWEAYQEMSTDQKEAVIRQYNRQRSKTRRKAVEVDEPKTAEIEPLVNVPEPRSRRAKKERVRADESSSRFIEKATTGSVNADHPILKRKRIQRDLSQVVFGPTQ, from the coding sequence TTGCAAACTTTGCGTGCGTCAAAATGTGGTTTGTCCACAACTCAACTTCCTTCCTCAATTTTAGATGTGATCGATAGTCTGACTAAAGCAGGCTACGAGGCATATATTGTGGGCGGTGGTGTTCGAGACATGATGTTAGGTCTTAATCCAAAGGATTTTGACGCGGTTACTAATGCTACACCAGCCCAAGTGAAAGAGGTTTTTGGTCGACGTTGCCGAATTATCGGACGACGTTTTGAGTTAGCACATGTATATTCTGGTCGCGAACTGATTGAAGTTGCGACCTTCCGTGCCCCACCGAAAAAAGCAGTCACCAGTGCATCTGGGATGATTCTTCGTGATAATAACTGGGGAACGATTGAGCAAGACTTTGCTCGTCGAGATTTTTCGATCAATACCTTGTATTACCAGCCACGTAAAGGCATCGTGCTTGATTTCTGCCATGCGGTGGATGATATCAATAGTCGTACCTTACGGTTCTTGGGTGAACCTGCACAGCGCTTTGAAGAAGATCCAGTGCGGATGTTGCGTGCTTTGCGTTTTGCAGCAAAATTAAATTTCCAGATTGATCAATCGATTTTGGATGTTTTTGATCCTGAAATGACGCAATTGTTGCGAGATGTCTCGCCACATCGTTTATATGATGAGTCGCAAAAGCTATTCACCATGGGGCACCTGACCCGTGTATTACCGATGTTGATTGAGTTTGGTGTTTGGAAGCAGTTATTTGCTGAAATTCCACCGAACCTGACCGCTTTTATCGACCGTGCAGCACGTAATACTGATCAACGAATTCAAATTGGTAAAACCATCAATCCTGCATTTTTCTATGCGGTGTTGTTATGGAAACCTTTCTTGGAACGCTGCGATTTCTATTTGAACAAAGGTGTCGTGCCAGCGGAAGCGCGTGCACAAGCAGGTTTGGATGTGTTGAAGCGTCAAGCAACGCGGACCATCATTCCACGTTTTGCTGAAACCTTTATTCGTGAAGTTTGGGAAATGCAAACCCGTTTGCTCAATCCAAAGCCACAGCAAATTGAAGCTTTGGCTGGTCATGCACGTTTCCGTGCAGGCTTTGACTTCTTGTTATTGCGTGAGAAATCAGGCGATAGCGGTACTGAAGGTATGGGCGTTTGGTGGGAAGCCTACCAAGAAATGAGCACGGATCAAAAAGAAGCAGTGATTCGTCAATACAACCGTCAACGTAGTAAGACACGTCGTAAGGCTGTTGAAGTTGATGAGCCGAAGACTGCTGAAATTGAGCCTTTGGTGAATGTACCTGAGCCACGAAGCCGCCGTGCCAAGAAAGAACGGGTCAGAGCGGATGAATCAAGCAGTCGTTTCATTGAAAAAGCGACTACGGGCTCAGTGAATGCCGATCACCCGATCCTCAAGCGTAAACGTATACAACGTGATCTCAGCCAAGTGGTTTTTGGGCCAACACAATGA